The Geotrypetes seraphini chromosome 8, aGeoSer1.1, whole genome shotgun sequence genome includes a region encoding these proteins:
- the PNRC2 gene encoding proline-rich nuclear receptor coactivator 2: MGGGEKFTIPVPQPRNKLTKNHQLYNWQKSKDQNTTPVNKMHLKKERGHGYSQSGVVWQAMQNGGKHIVPFPNPTWGSLVSSSHPLLNCQSNQNYAGAKFSEPPSPSVLPRPPSHWVPLSFNPPDREIMSCQLKTLLKVQA, translated from the coding sequence ATGGGTGGAGGTGAAAAGTTTACCATTCCAGTTCCTCAGCCCAGGAACAAACTTACCAAGAACCACCAGCTTTATAACTGGCAGAAGAGCAAAGATCAAAATACTACCCCAGTAAACAAGATGCActtgaagaaagagagagggcatGGATATAGTCAGTCAGGAGTTGTATGGCAGGCCATGCAAAATGGGGGCAAGCATATTGTCCCTTTCCCAAATCCAACTTGGGGTTCTCTTGTATCAAGTTCACATCCCCTTTTAAATTGTCAGTCAAATCAGAATTATGCTGGGGCCAAGTTTAGTGAACCCCCTTCACCAAGTGTTCTTCCCAGGCCACCAAGCCACTGGGTGCCTCTTTCATTTAATCCACCTGACAGAGAAATAATGAGTTGCCAGCTGAAAACCTTGCTAAAAGTCCAGGCCTGA